Proteins from one Aureimonas sp. SA4125 genomic window:
- a CDS encoding PepSY domain-containing protein — MRKASPVAEPKDIVQLYTSPNCSGHDSDARAGGFEMKIKMFVAGLLALGTVVAAVPASAQNIVIGPDGVRIMEPRGERGRDSDRRRPDRREISEREAVRIARGEGVREVDSVRRTSRAYRILGVDRRGRDIRVDVDRRDGDVLSVR, encoded by the coding sequence TTGCGCAAGGCCTCGCCCGTTGCGGAACCAAAAGATATCGTCCAGCTTTATACGTCACCGAATTGTAGCGGGCACGACAGCGATGCTCGTGCAGGAGGATTTGAAATGAAGATCAAGATGTTTGTGGCCGGACTTCTGGCGCTTGGCACGGTCGTGGCGGCTGTGCCGGCCAGTGCCCAGAACATCGTTATCGGCCCCGATGGCGTCCGAATCATGGAGCCGCGTGGCGAACGCGGCCGGGACAGCGATCGTCGCCGCCCTGACAGGCGCGAGATCAGCGAGCGCGAAGCTGTAAGGATCGCACGCGGCGAAGGCGTACGCGAAGTCGATTCCGTCCGCCGGACCAGCCGCGCCTACCGCATTCTCGGCGTCGACCGCCGCGGCCGCGACATCCGCGTCGACGTCGATCGCCGCGATGGGGACGTTCTTTCGGTTCGCTGA